In Chryseobacterium scophthalmum, the genomic stretch TCTCTGCTGTATGGTTTATCCCAAGAATCAGAAATCACCAATTGCTCAGTGTGAGGAGCATTTTTCAATACGTTGTTTGCTTGGTCAGCTTCTCCATTTGCAATCTCATCGATTTCATGTTTGATAGCGATAAGAGCTTCAGCAAAACGATCAATTTCAGATTTGCTTTCAGATTCTGTAGGCTCAATCATTAAAGTTCCTGCAACCGGGAAAGAAACTGTTGGAGCATGGAAACCATAATCCATCAATCTTTTCGCAACATCAGCCACTTCAATTCCTAAAGATTTGAACTGACGGAAATCTACTATACATTCGTGCGCTACTCTACCTTCAGTATTTGAATATAAAATAGGGAAATGCTCTGCTAAGATTTCTTTTAAATAGTTTGCATTTAAAATTGCGTGCTCCGTTGCTTTTTTCAAACCTGAAGTTCCCAACATTTTGATGTAAGCGTAAGAAATATTTAAAATTAATCCTGAACCATAAGGTGCTGCAGAAATTCCTGCAATGGCTTCATTAGATCCAACATTAATGTTCGCATTCGTAGGCAAGAAAGGAACTAAGTGTTTAGCCACACAGATTGGACCAACTCCAGGACCTCCACCTCCGTGAGGAATAGCGAAAGTTTTGTGAAGATTTAAGTGACAAACATCTGCTCCGATGTTTCCTGGACTTGTATATCCAACCTGAGCATTCATATTGGCACCGTCCATATAAACTTGTCCACCATGATCGTGAACCAGTTGAGTAATTTCTTTAATATTTGCATCAAAGAATCCGTAAGTTGACGGATACGTGATCATCACACAAGAAAGGTTTTCTGAGTGTTGTTCTGTTTTAGCTTTGAAGTCTTCGAAATCAATTTCTCCGCTTTCAAGATTTTTAACAACAACAATTTTCATTCCTGCCATTGCTGCAGAAGCCGGGTTTGTTCCGTGCGCAGACTGAGGAATCAACACCACATTTCTGTGACCTTCACCTCTTGAGATGTGATATTCTCTAATCACCATCAAACCTGCATATTCACCTTGAGCTCCAGAGTTTGGCTGAAGAGAAGTTCCTGCAAAACCTGTGATTTCAGAAAGATCTTTCTCTAATTCTTTGATCATTTCCTGATAACCTCCTGCCTGATTTACCGGTACAAATGGGTGAACACTTCCCCAATCTGCCCATGAAAGTGGCAACATCTGAGTCGCAGCATTCAGCTTCATTGTACAAGAACCAAGAGAAATCATTGAGTGAGTTAATGATAGATCTTTTCTTTCAAGACGCTTGATGTAACGCATCAATTCTGTCTCTGTATGGTATTTGTTGAATACTTCTTCCGTAAGAATCTCATCTTTTCTAAGATTTTCTTCAGGAATGCTGTATCCTTCTTTTATTTCTAATTTGAAAGTCTGCTTATCTTTAAACTGAGCGAAAGAAGCCATCAAAACATTTAGTTTTTCTAACGTAGTACTTTCGTTGATTGCAACACTTACAACTCCTTCTGTGAAATAGTTAAGGTTTAAATTATGATCAAGCATCAATCTGTTTAGTCTTGCTTTTTCATCTTCAGCCATTACGATTTTCACAGTGTCGAAGAT encodes the following:
- the gcvP gene encoding aminomethyl-transferring glycine dehydrogenase, with protein sequence MNTEQFVSRHISVNEADKQAMLEKVGVSSIEELISQTIPSSIRLENDLNISEPLSEYQMLNHSKELASKNTDYTSYIGFGYHNTLLPSAIQRNIFENPSWYTAYTPYQAEIAQGRLEALLNYQTVVCDLTGFALANASLLDESTAAAEAMHMFFNNRTKDQKKAGANKFFISDLVLPQTVSVLRTKAEGLAIEIVVGDHKTHQFDESYYGVLLQYPGKNGIVLDYTEDIVEYKKLDLQVVVACDPMALVKLKSPASMGADCAVGTSQRFGIPLGYGGPHAAFFSCREDYKRDIPGRIIGVSQDMYGKRALRMALQTREQHIKRERATSNICTAQVLLAVMAGMYAVYHGPKGLNYIADQIHFKANALKGGLKALGYEIAEEPIFDTVKIVMAEDEKARLNRLMLDHNLNLNYFTEGVVSVAINESTTLEKLNVLMASFAQFKDKQTFKLEIKEGYSIPEENLRKDEILTEEVFNKYHTETELMRYIKRLERKDLSLTHSMISLGSCTMKLNAATQMLPLSWADWGSVHPFVPVNQAGGYQEMIKELEKDLSEITGFAGTSLQPNSGAQGEYAGLMVIREYHISRGEGHRNVVLIPQSAHGTNPASAAMAGMKIVVVKNLESGEIDFEDFKAKTEQHSENLSCVMITYPSTYGFFDANIKEITQLVHDHGGQVYMDGANMNAQVGYTSPGNIGADVCHLNLHKTFAIPHGGGGPGVGPICVAKHLVPFLPTNANINVGSNEAIAGISAAPYGSGLILNISYAYIKMLGTSGLKKATEHAILNANYLKEILAEHFPILYSNTEGRVAHECIVDFRQFKSLGIEVADVAKRLMDYGFHAPTVSFPVAGTLMIEPTESESKSEIDRFAEALIAIKHEIDEIANGEADQANNVLKNAPHTEQLVISDSWDKPYSREKAAYPLEWVRDHKFFASVSRVDEAYGDRNLVCTCEPIEAYM